Genomic DNA from bacterium:
TTTGCTCAGGCAATGCGTGCCGCAGGATTACTTTAAAGTGATAACTGGTATGCCAACAATGAAAGAGGCAGTGAGATAGTTAAAATGATTAAAAAGATAATATTAGGCGGTGTCCTTGTTAGTTTTCTTATCGGGCCTAAGATAACGATAGTAGGTGCTCAAACCCAGGAAACAATAACTATTTCTGCAAAAGAATTAATAGAAAGACTATCAAGGATAGAAGAGAACCAAAGAAGTCTCCAACGACAAATAGATGATAATCAAAAAAACTTACAACGACAAATAGATGATAATCAAAAAAGCTTACAACGACAAATAGATGAGTTAAGAAATGATTTAAAATGGGGTTTTGGAATAATATGTGGGGGTATGTTTGCTCTATTAGGAGGAATGGTTGCTCTGGCGGGATTTGTTATGTGGGACCGCAGAACGGCATTAGCTCCTGCGGTTAAACGAATAAAGATAGTAGAAGAGCAAGAAAAGAAGCTAGAAAAGGTATTACGGGAATATGCCGGGCAAGAGATAAAGTTTGCTCAGGCAATGCGTGCCGCAGGATTACTTTAAAGTGATAACTGGTATGCCAACAATGAAAGAGGCAGTGAGATAGTTAAAATGATTAAAAAGATAATATTAGGCGGTGTCCTTGTTAGTTTTCTTATCGGGCCTAAGATAACGATAGTAGGTGCTCAAACCCAGGAAACAATAACTATTTCTGCAAAAGAATTAATAGAAAGACTATCAAGGATAGAAGAGAACCAAAGAAGTTTACAACGACAAATAGATGATAATCAAAAAAACTTACAACGACAAATAGATGAGTTAAGAAATGATTTAAAATGGGGTTTTGGAATAATATGTGGGGGTATGTTTGCTCTATTAGGAGGAATGGTTGCTCTGGCGGGATTTGTTATGTGGGACCGCAGAACGGCATTAGCTCCTGCGGTTAAACGAATAAAGATAGTAGAAGAGCAAGAAAAGAAGCTAGAAAAGGTATTACGGGAATATGCCGGGCAAGAGATAAAGTTTGCTCAGGCAATGCGTGCCGCAGGGTTACTGTAAAGGAAGTATCTGACGAAAAGGTAAATTTAATGGCAGTAATTGAAAAAAATATTAGATTAGTTGGCTCAAAAGGGGAAAAAGAGGTCTGTGCATTATTTGATTCAGGCTCTACTTACTCCTGTGTTGTCCCTGAATTGGCAAAGATATTAGGTATCCCTGAAAAATTACCAAAACCTATGGAGTTTGAGACGGCTAAAGAGAAAGAAAAAGTAACCGCTAATGAACGAGTAAGTCTTGATTTCTATATTGATGGATTACGGTTATCGGATGAATTTATGTTACTGCCAGAATTATCAGAACAAACTATCATCGGGGCAAAAACCTTACAATCCTGGCGAATGAAACTGGACTTTGAACACGATGAGGTAATTATTGACCCAAGAGTAACTAAATTACGAATAATTAGAAATAAGTAACTCTTTAGCCACTGATTAACACAGATGAGCACGGATAAATCCAGAAGTCAGAGGATAGATGAGAAAGGGTGAAACGGAGAAAGGGAGAAACGGAGAAGGAGAGGAGACACGAGGCACTATACCTGAATTTTCAGCCTTCAACCTGATTACGGACAACGGACACGGATTACGAATTTTCAGTGTTTTATCCGTGTCCATCTGTGGCTGAATAGTTACAAAATAAATTATTAACACAAAAGATAGAAATGAATAATAATCATTAGGGAGAGGGTTCATTTTCATCGCTTTTCCCGTGATTTCTTTTGGGCGTTCACAGAAGGTTGAAAGTGGAAATTCGAAATTAGGGAGAAATGCTCATGTCCACAGCGTGGACATAGAAAACGATGAAAATAGTAGGTAGGGAAGGAATAAACCTCGGGATAGTGAGTTTTCCCTACTAATTCACTAATCAAACAAAAGTGAGCCGTCTTCCATAAGTTTGATATGTTCGATCTTTGAGATATAATTACCCATGACAATCCGTAAGAGTTTATCTGAGGGAGAAATACTTCTTTAGAAAAAAAGAAAGGATGTCCATCCTGATGACATTCTGAAGAAGGAAGATAAATTTTTACGGTTAAAAATATAAAAGATAAAAAAAGAGTACCTTGTGCCTGCCCAATCTTGCAAAGAAAGGTGGTGAAAAAGTTCCTCCAATTTGGTTTGCCGGGCAATAAGGAAAACAGGTAGAATGCCTGTTTTACCAGAGATAACAAACAGGATGCTTGTTGAACGATAACTCAATTTTCCAGATTGAAGTTAGATAGACAACAAGGAAGATGTTTGTATTACTATAAGGTACAGGGGAAAAAGTTAAACTTAAGGTTTGAACCTTAAGAAAAACCTTTTTTTAAAGGAGGAACAAAAAAATTATGAAAAAGAGTTTAGTTTATTTAGTGGCAAGTGTGGCGGTGTTAATGTTGACAATGCCAGCATTTGCGGAGATAGAATGGTCGGGTAATATCCTGGCAGGGATTGAGAAGATGGATTATGGAACGGACACTCTGCCAAGTGATAATGTGAGTGATGAGCTTCAATTCTCTAACATAAAGCTCAATCTCGATGTCAAGGCAGATGTATGTGATGGGGTGGTAGGAGTTGCTCAACTTCGCGCGGTTTGTGACGACCCTCATGTGACGAAAAGATGTGTGTATGTGGAGATAACCGACAGGATTATCCCGGATGCATCTCTCCAGATTGGACGAGTAGATCTTCCATTAGGTGCAGAGTATCAAAAGTCATCAGAGAATGCTAACACGATGCATAACCCATTGATATTCAACTCAGTATTAGCCGATGATATGGCAGACCTGGCGATAGATGATGGGTTGCTGATTAGTAAAACAATGGGTGGTGTTGACTGTAAATTGGGAATCACCAATGGCTACGGCAGTTGTGGTGAAGAAAACTGCAAAGACACTAATGGTGAGAAGGCGATTACCCTTAACCTATCAGGTGATTGTCCAGCAGTACCAGGTTTAACTCTTGGAGCTACTTACCATACCGATGACTGTGCAGATCAGGTTAACGAAACAGATGAAGGAGATTTATGGATAATTGATGCCGCATATGCAAGTGGATTGTGGAAATTCGCAGCCGCTATGGGAAATCTCGAGGTAAAGGGAGGTACTGCTAATTACATTGTGACAGATGACATTGATTATTTAGTGCTTGAGCTGGTGTATGGTAATGGTGAGACACCATGGTGGGTTGCTGCCCGTTACAGCACCAAGGAACCTAATACGAGCCTTTCATGGTATTCAATTCCAGATCCAAAGGATG
This window encodes:
- a CDS encoding porin; this translates as MKKSLVYLVASVAVLMLTMPAFAEIEWSGNILAGIEKMDYGTDTLPSDNVSDELQFSNIKLNLDVKADVCDGVVGVAQLRAVCDDPHVTKRCVYVEITDRIIPDASLQIGRVDLPLGAEYQKSSENANTMHNPLIFNSVLADDMADLAIDDGLLISKTMGGVDCKLGITNGYGSCGEENCKDTNGEKAITLNLSGDCPAVPGLTLGATYHTDDCADQVNETDEGDLWIIDAAYASGLWKFAAAMGNLEVKGGTANYIVTDDIDYLVLELVYGNGETPWWVAARYSTKEPNTSLSWYSIPDPKDDEERLELGAGYKLCDNAYLKIEYIDQEVKDETSGGQAINDLNDYDGIKAVVNVRM
- a CDS encoding retropepsin-like aspartic protease, which translates into the protein MAVIEKNIRLVGSKGEKEVCALFDSGSTYSCVVPELAKILGIPEKLPKPMEFETAKEKEKVTANERVSLDFYIDGLRLSDEFMLLPELSEQTIIGAKTLQSWRMKLDFEHDEVIIDPRVTKLRIIRNK